aaaaaaaaaaaaaaagaaagaaatcatcCCGCGAGTTTCCTGTGCCTTCccaaataaaacataaaataaagtgTGTATGGAAGCAGAGGCTTAACAATCAGTCAACTCAAAAATCGAAGAATAGAAGAGACATTAGAAAGAATTGTCGCGTAAAATAATGCGACCCACATCTGTAGGCCTACGtgcggtatttatttatttttaagaataattaaaagttatttattcattcattcattcgttcgaaATCTTATTTAATTTCCGATTTTTGGCGGCTTTGTGTTTGATGTAGATGACGACTGAAATGTATTGATCCCACTTTCTGGAGGCGATCACTTGGTGTCAGTATGCGCGCACAAATGTGCGCCGTGAGAATCTCTTTGTCAGAAATGATCCTCCCCTTCGTGGAGTGGGTTTTTACACAATAGTGCTCGGCGCATTCTGGGCGCACACGGTGGCTATAGTCAGTGCTGTTTGAAGACTTATATAGTTAGAATATATTCCGATTCGGCAAATGTATATTTTTGTCCACACGGCTACCATTGCTTCACCATGATGAAATGTAAAGGACGCGGCTTAACTGGAGGACAAAGGCGActatttgcttttattgcttcctTCATTTTGTCGTGGAGCAGAGGTTACGCCCAGATCAGATATTCCATTGCGGAAGAGGTGAAAGAAGGAAGTGTTGTGGGGAACATCGCAAAGGATTTGGGGCTCGACAAGGCCACGCTGAAAGAGAGAGGATACCGCATCGCGGAGGGCTCATCAGAGCCGTTTTTTAGCTTCAACAATGGAGACGGGCTGCTGTATGTTGACCGAGTCATCGACAGGGAGAATGTGTGCGAGCGGAGCAGCGTGTGTGTGATCCAACTCAAAACATTGTTGGAAAACCCGCTGGAAATCCACTACGTGAGCGTAGAGGTGCTGGACATTAACGACCACTCTCCAAGCTTCTCCGCGAACGCGTCACGTCTGGAAATTTCAGAATCTGCTTTGCCAGGATTGCGCCTCCAGTTACAAGCTGCACACGACCCTGACGTCGGGCCGTTTTCCATCCAGGAGTATAAACTCAGTGCTAATGACCATTTTCGTTTGGAAGTTAAAGAACGAGGAAAAGATGGTAAAATACCAATTTTAGTGCTGTTCAAGTCGCTCGACAGAGAAACAAAGAGCAAACACAAATTGCTCCTGTCAGCCGTTGATGGAGGAAAACCGAGTAGATCCGGAACTGCTGAAATATGGGTGCATGTTTTGGATGTTAATGATAATATGCCTGTTTTCACTGAAGACAATTATTCAGTGCTTCTTCATGAAAATGCTCCAATTGGCACAACTGTTATCCAAGTGAATGCCACTGATTTAGATGAGGGCAGTAACAGTGAAATTATCTATACATTAGGTAATAATGTAAATAGCAGAATACGTGAACTGTTCCGTGTAGATCTCCATTCAGGTGTAATCACTGTACAAGGTTGGATTGATTCTGAATTAGAGGAGAGCTATGAAATTGACATACAGGCTTCGGATAAAGGATCTGCTCCTTTACAGGCAGAAAAAAGTGTTCTAGTAAAaataattgatttgaatgacaaCACTCCACAGATAGAGGTGACATCATTTTCCAGAGCAATAGCAGAAGATTCGAGACCGGAAACCACCGTAGCATTAATTAGTGTTCTTGATAAAGACTCTGGTCTGAATGGAAAAGTCATTTGCTCACTCAGTAAAAACGTTCCCTTTACATTGTCACCTTCTACTCAAGACAACACGTATTCTATAATTACAAAATCGACATTGGATAGAGAACAGCAGTCCATTTATGAGGTTACAGTAGTTGCAAGGGATGCAGGTGTACCGTCTTTGTCCTCTGACAAAAGCATAACTATTGTTGTGTCAGATGTGAATGACAACAGTCCAGAGTTTTCCTCACGCCCTTACACATTTTATGTTACTGAAAACAATCCTCCGGGCCAATCAGTGTTTTCTGTGAGCGCATATGACCACGACGAAGGCGGTAATGCCCTCATTTCATATCAGATTTTAAGAGAGGGAAGAGATAAGGAACACGTTTACTTGCACAGTCTGAATATCAATTcagaaaatggacaaatatCAGCTTTAAAAAGTTTTGACTTTGAGACACTGAAAAGTTTCCAGTTCCAAGTGGTGGCCACCGATGGTGGGAGTCCTCCTCTGAGCAGCAACGTGACAGTCAAGGTGTTCATTCTGGATCAGAACGACAACGCTCCAGTCATCCTGTATCCGGTCAGCTCCAACGGTTCCGCCCAAGGTGTGGAGGAGATTCCCCGCAACATCAAAGCGGGAGACTTGGTGACCAAGGTCCGAGCCTTCGACGCCGACATCGGCTATAACGGCTGGTTGCTCTTTTCGCTGCAGCGAGTCAGCGACCACAGTCTGTTTTCTTTGGACCGCTACACGGGCCAGATCAGAACGCTTCGCTCCTTGACGGAGACGGACGAGGCAGAGCATCGCCTGCTCGTCCTGGTCAAAGACAATGGCAACGTGTCGCTCTCTGCGACGGCTACCGTGACCATCAAACTCGTGGAGCCCAAAGAGGCTTTTGCGGCTTCCGACGTGAAAAGTGCGGCCACGGTGGACGAGGAGGACAGTGTGACCTTTTACCTGATGATCACTTTGGGCGCGGTGTCGCTcctttttgtcatcagcatCATCGTGCTGATCGCCATGCAGTGCTCCAAATCCACCGAGTACACTTCCAAATATCTGCAAGAAACCAATTATGATGGCACGCTGTGTCACAGCATCCAGTACAGATCGGGAGACAAACGCTACATGTTAGTTGGACCTAGAATGAGTATCGGCTCCACCATAGTACCAGGCAGCCACACCAACACACTGGTGCTCCCTGACAGGAGACACACGTCCGGCGAGGTAAGACAGTTTTTCTAAGAATTGTAGTCTCCGGCAACATTTACTGCTGTGGTTAGTTCATCTGTTGAATAGTTGTAGTTTACAGTGATTGTCACAAGTGTTGTTTGGGAGATGGGATACATGACCTTTCTATCTTTCTATCTgtctttttatcttttttctaTCTTTTGACCTTTATTTTATTACAATTGATAAAGCTTGTCTCTTGTTAATAGGAATGTAAAATGGATAGTAGTGAAAGCAAGAAAGCAATACTAGGAACATCACTGCTAATAGGTTCATTGACCATGCCATGATCTAAACTTACCTGGAAGTATGTTATCCCCCAACACGAAGTCTCACACATTATTTGTAATTTCTAGATAATAATAGTATCTAAATGTTGAGCAAATTGTGTTATTGTTGTGGTTTGAAGTATGCTTAAAAAAACGCGAGGCAGTAAGAATTACATTTTGCTGCTGCATTTTGCAGATCGTTTACAGAGGTAAACGATTGGGATGGCTAAGTACTGGACATACATTATACCATCTATAATGAAGTAGATTTAACATTATTGGGTCACCACATTACAAGAATGCAGAAAACACAAAGATGAGGCAACAAAAAGTGGTTACTGTCATCAAGCCCACTTCCACTGCAGTGttgctgtccatggtgctggaaACATCTCGTCTTATATCCACAGATTATATGCGGTACAAATAAGAGAACATCTCATATTAGCATAAGCTTACAGTGCAATAATTAAGTATTGTGCAATAATTCAGTATTGTTAATTGCATTACACCTGTTATGCTTTTGGGCTCGTATATTTTCACTTAAAATGATGGAGTGTCGTATGTTTGTGTGCTGACGAGGATCACGTGTGGATCAGAATATTTGGCGTGCATATTTGTTGAATTATTCTAAATGTTAAAGTGTGGTTTCTACACCTGGTGTCCTATGCTGTGATGGCTAGTGGTTTATTTTCTGTTGTATCTCGTGCATGGCCTGCAAGGTTGTGGATATTTGTGGAATAGCTActgatcacaaattcttcaaggaGGGATATGAGTGAATAAGCAGTTATATTTGTAAGCTATCAAAAGGACGTTAATTTTCCTtcaacaaaatacaaaatacctCTCTTGCTGTCTTGGTATTCCATCAGATTGCAAGTTAATCCATATTATTTAGTCATAGTAGTTTGATAacagtttattttttatataaattTGTGGAGCTCAATGCTCCAAACGTTTGTCAGCATTTGCAAGAGTTAAGCGTTTTCAGAGGTAAATTAAAAGTGTTTTCCCACACATTCACTAGGAGGCAGTATGTTACCATATAAGGCATTTAACGTTGATGCGCGCAGATTCAGTCCGCCCATTCACTATTCAGTTTGGTGCTTATACAGTATTCAGCTG
The sequence above is drawn from the Syngnathus scovelli strain Florida chromosome 1, RoL_Ssco_1.2, whole genome shotgun sequence genome and encodes:
- the LOC125985658 gene encoding protocadherin alpha-8 isoform X16: MMKCKGRGLTGGQRRLFAFIASFILSWSRGYAQIRYSIAEEVKEGSVVGNIAKDLGLDKATLKERGYRIAEGSSEPFFSFNNGDGLLYVDRVIDRENVCERSSVCVIQLKTLLENPLEIHYVSVEVLDINDHSPSFSANASRLEISESALPGLRLQLQAAHDPDVGPFSIQEYKLSANDHFRLEVKERGKDGKIPILVLFKSLDRETKSKHKLLLSAVDGGKPSRSGTAEIWVHVLDVNDNMPVFTEDNYSVLLHENAPIGTTVIQVNATDLDEGSNSEIIYTLGNNVNSRIRELFRVDLHSGVITVQGWIDSELEESYEIDIQASDKGSAPLQAEKSVLVKIIDLNDNTPQIEVTSFSRAIAEDSRPETTVALISVLDKDSGLNGKVICSLSKNVPFTLSPSTQDNTYSIITKSTLDREQQSIYEVTVVARDAGVPSLSSDKSITIVVSDVNDNSPEFSSRPYTFYVTENNPPGQSVFSVSAYDHDEGGNALISYQILREGRDKEHVYLHSLNINSENGQISALKSFDFETLKSFQFQVVATDGGSPPLSSNVTVKVFILDQNDNAPVILYPVSSNGSAQGVEEIPRNIKAGDLVTKVRAFDADIGYNGWLLFSLQRVSDHSLFSLDRYTGQIRTLRSLTETDEAEHRLLVLVKDNGNVSLSATATVTIKLVEPKEAFAASDVKSAATVDEEDSVTFYLMITLGAVSLLFVISIIVLIAMQCSKSTEYTSKYLQETNYDGTLCHSIQYRSGDKRYMLVGPRMSIGSTIVPGSHTNTLVLPDRRHTSGEPKAPNSDWRYSASLRAGGVMQSSVHMEESSVMQGAQGVLVQNWPTASSAADAEGGEVSPPMGAGVDSNSWHFRYGPGGPGAPPQHLKPGEVPPEAFIIPGSPAIISIRQNQGDDDKSDFITFGKKEEAKKKKKKKKDKKDKKDKGKDDDE